One Diospyros lotus cultivar Yz01 chromosome 1, ASM1463336v1, whole genome shotgun sequence genomic window carries:
- the LOC127813899 gene encoding cinnamyl alcohol dehydrogenase 1-like has translation MGSLQAERTITGFAAKDPSGILSPYTYDLRNTGPEDVYIKVICCGICHSDLHQIKNDLGMSNYPMVPGHEVVGQVVEVGSSVSRFKLGDTVGVGCIVGCCRNCSPCESDKEQYCNKKIWSYNDVYTDGKPTQGGFAPAIVVDQKFVVHIPAGMEPEQAAPLLCAGVTVYSPLKHFGFSESGLRGGILGLGGVGHMGVKIAKAMGHHVTVISSSEKKRVEALDHLGADQYLVSSDAARMQELSDSLDYIIDTVPVFHPLEPYLSLLKLDGKLILMGVINTPLQFLTPVVMLGRKTITGSFVGSMKETQEVLEFCKDKGVSSTIEVVKMDYINTAFERLEKNDVRYRFVVDVANTKLDD, from the exons atgggCAGTTTGCAAGCGGAAAGAACAATTACAGGATTTGCAGCGAAAGACCCATCAGGGATCCTCTCTCCCTACACCTATGATCTCAG GAACACTGGACCGGAAGATGTTTACATCAAGGTGATATGCTGTGGAATATGTCACTCCGATCTTCATCAGATCAAAAATGATCTTGGCATGTCCAATTACCCCATGGTTCCTGG GCACGAGGTTGTTGGCCAAGTGGTGGAGGTGGGATCCAGTGTGAGCAGGTTCAAGTTAGGGGACACCGTGGGAGTCGGCTGCATCGTCGGATGCTGCAGAAACTGCAGCCCCTGCGAATCTGATAAGGAGCAATATTGCAACAAGAAGATATGGTCCTACAATGACGTCTACACTGACGGCAAACCCACTCAAGGCGGATTTGCACCCGCCATCGTCGTTGATCAAAA atttgtgGTGCATATACCAGCGGGGATGGAGCCGGAGCAGGCGGCGCCGCTACTCTGCGCGGGGGTGACAGTGTACAGCCCTTTGAAACACTTCGGTTTTTCAGAGAGTGGGCTGAGGGGAGGGATATTGGGTCTGGGAGGGGTTGGGCACATGGGGGTGAAGATAGCGAAGGCGATGGGGCATCACGTGACTGTCATCAGCTCGTCGGAGAAGAAGAGAGTGGAGGCCCTGGACCACCTCGGAGCCGACCAGTACCTCGTCAGCTCCGACGCCGCTAGGATGCAAGAACTCTCCGACTCGCTCGATTACATCATTGACACGGTGCCGGTGTTCCACCCACTGGAGCCTTATCTCTCTTTGTTGAAGCTTGACGGAAAGTTGATTTTGATGGGCGTCATCAATACTCCACTCCAGTTTCTCACCCCTGTGGTCATGCTTg GGAGGAAGACAATAACAGGGAGCTTCGTAGGGAGCATGAAGGAGACACAAGAGGTCCTGGAATTCTGCAAAGATAAGGGTGTGAGCTCAACCATTGAAGTGGTGAAGATGGACTACATCAACACCGCTTTTGAGAGATTGGAGAAGAATGATGTTAGGTACAGATTTGTGGTGGATGTTGCGAACACCAAACTTGACGATTGA
- the LOC127795005 gene encoding UDP-glycosyltransferase 84B2-like, with amino-acid sequence MYRDPPTLSWPFSSLLISSVWIPMAAMEAEKEEIHVLMVSFSAQGHINPLLQLGKRLISKGLHVTLATTELVRHRMLQSSSSAISAGAGIQLAFFSDGFSLDYDRGSNIDHFMDTFGAAGPVNLSALIAGRKFSCIICNPFVPWVADVAAEHGIPCAMLWIQPAMLFAIYYRFYNNLNPFPTSENHSMTVELPGIPVLKTEDLPSFVLPSNPFGSFQKLLAGLFQNMNKMKWVLCNSFYELEKDAVDSMSEINPIRPIGPLVPPAILGEDQDNDVGIEMWKSEDRCIEWLNRQPPSSVIYISFGSLFVLSEKQMGSIATALKNIKRPFLWVVKPPDGPKKSGDHGQPPLGFSEETKGQGLIVAWSPQTKVLLHPSIGCFLSHCGWNSTLEAFANGVPVIAFPQWTDQPTNAKLIADVLRVGVRLRPNQEDGLVSHKEVERCIEEVMSGPGSEEFKKNAAELKVAAREAVANGGSSDRNIQLFVDEIIANCVVER; translated from the coding sequence ATGTATAGAGATCCCCCAACTCTATCTTGGCCATTCAGCTCTCTCTTAATTTCTTCTGTCTGGATCCCCATGGCAGCCATGGAGGCTGAGAAAGAAGAGATTCACGTACTAATGGTATCGTTCTCAGCTCAAGGCCATATCAATCCCTTGCTCCAACTGGGCAAGCGCCTCATTTCCAAGGGCCTCCATGTCACCCTAGCTACCACCGAACTCGTCCGCCACCGCATGCTCCAATCCTCGTCCTCCGCCATCTCCGCCGGCGCCGGGATCCAGCTGGCCTTCTTCTCCGACGGCTTCAGCCTCGATTACGATCGCGGCAGCAATATCGACCACTTCATGGACACCTTCGGCGCCGCCGGACCCGTCAACCTCTCCGCCTTAATCGCCGGCCGAAAATTCTCATGCATCATCTGCAACCCCTTTGTCCCCTGGGTCGCAGACGTCGCCGCCGAGCATGGAATTCCTTGCGCCATGCTCTGGATTCAACCCGCCATGCTTTTCGCCATATACTACCGATTCTACAACAACCTCAATCCATTTCCCACGTCGGAAAATCATAGCATGACCGTGGAATTACCAGGAATCCCAGTTCTAAAAACCGAGGACCTTCCCTCTTTTGTTCTTCCTTCGAATCCTTTCGGCAGCTTCCAGAAGTTACTAGCCGGATTGTTCCAAAACATGAACAAGATGAAGTGGGTTTTATGCAACTCATTCTATGAGCTCGAGAAAGATGCCGTTGATTCGATGTCCGAAATCAATCCAATCCGACCGATTGGCCCTTTGGTGCCGCCGGCTATTCTTGGAGAAGACCAGGACAACGATGTCGGAATCGAAATGTGGAAATCTGAAGACCGATGCATCGAGTGGCTGAACCGGCAGCCGCCTTCTTCAGTTATCTACATCTCGTTTGGAAGCCTCTTCGTGTTATCGGAGAAGCAAATGGGAAGCATTGCAACGGCTCTGAAAAACATTAAAAGGCCGTTTCTTTGGGTGGTGAAGCCGCCGGATGGCCCAAAAAAGTCTGGAGATCACGGACAGCCGCCTCTGGGTTTTTCAGAAGAGACCAAAGGCCAAGGCCTAATTGTGGCATGGAGTCCCCAAACAAAGGTTCTGCTTCACCCTTCAATCGGGTGTTTTCTGAGCCACTGTGGGTGGAATTCGACGCTGGAGGCGTTCGCCAACGGCGTGCCGGTGATTGCTTTCCCGCAGTGGACGGACCAGCCGACCAACGCCAAGCTCATCGCCGATGTTTTGCGGGTCGGTGTGAGGCTCCGGCCTAACCAAGAAGACGGTTTGGTGAGCCACAAAGAAGTAGAAAGATGTATTGAAGAAGTTATGTCGGGGCCTGGTTCGGAGGAGTTCAAGAAGAACGCGGCGGAGCTGAAAGTAGCCGCTCGAGAAGCTGTGGCCAACGGCGGCTCGTCCGACCGGAATATTCAGCTGTTTGTGGATGAGATTATTGCAAATTGTGTAGTCGAGCGTTAA
- the LOC127806923 gene encoding gallate 1-beta-glucosyltransferase 84A24-like has translation MGSDQALVHIFLVSFPGQGHVNPLLSLGKLLASGGLLITFCTTESFGREMRKATNIVDGVLTPVGDGFIRFEFFDDGLDDLKRLDLDQYLPQLEHFGKELIVRMLRKYAGENRPVSFLINNPYIPWVSDLAESLGLPSAMLWVQSCACFSACYHYFHGLVPFPSETQMEINVQLPSMPLLSHDEIPSFLHPSTPCPFLRRAILGQFKNLSKPFCVLMDSFQELENDNIEYMSRFCPIKPVGPLFKLTKQTNSMVTGDFLKADDCAAWLDSKPPSSVIYISFGSVVRLNQQQVNEIAHGLLALLSGDELEVSFLWVMRAPASEGFGSDKIDLPDGFWEKAGDKGKVVQWCPQEQVLAHPSTACFVSHCGWNSTMEAVASGVPVVAFPQWGDQVTDAKYLVDVFKVGIRLCRGKAENRVISREEVENCLRDVTVGPKAVEMKANALKWKKAAEEAVAEGGTSNRNFKAFLEEVRTGSALKASPTV, from the exons ATGGGCTCCGACCAAGCACTCGTTCATATCTTCCTCGTCTCTTTCCCCGGCCAAGGCCACGTCAATCCTCTTCTCTCCCTCGGCAAACTCCTCGCCTCCGGCGGCCTTCTCATCACCTTCTGCACCACCGAAAGCTTCGGCCGGGAGATGCGCAAGGCTACCAACATCGTCGACGGCGTGCTCACCCCAGTCGGCGACGGTTTCATCCGCTTCGAATTCTTCGACGACGGCCTCGATGACCTCAAGCGCCTCGACCTCGACCAGTACTTGCCTCAGCTCGAGCATTTCGGCAAGGAGTTGATTGTCCGAATGCTCCGGAAATACGCCGGCGAGAACCGTCCGGTTTCCTTTCTCATCAACAACCCGTACATTCCTTGGGTCTCCGATTTGGCCGAGAGCCTCGGCCTCCCCAGCGCCATGCTCTGGGTCCAATCCTGCGCCTGTTTCTCCGCCTGTTACCATTATTTCCACGGCTTGGTTCCTTTCCCTAGCGAAACACAGATGGAAATCAACGTCCAGTTGCCATCCATGCCGCTTCTGAGTCATGACGAGATCCCCAGCTTCTTGCACCCTTCGACTCCGTGTCCGTTTCTCAGGCGAGCCATCCTGGGCCAATTCAAGAACCTGTCGAAGCCGTTTTGCGTTTTGATGGACTCTTTCCAGGAGCTCGAGAACGACAACATTGAATACATGTCGAGGTTTTGCCCCATCAAGCCGGTTGGGCCGCTCTTCAAGCTCACTAAACAGACGAATTCCATGGTTACCGGCGATTTCTTGAAGGCGGATGACTGCGCCGCCTGGCTAGATTCGAAGCCGCCATCGTCGGTGATTTATATATCGTTTGGCAGCGTCGTGAGGTTGAATCAACAGCAAGTGAACGAGATTGCTCACGGGCTTCTGGCTTTGCTTTCTGGAGATGAACTTGAAGTTTCGTTCTTGTGGGTAATGAGGGCGCCGGCTAGCGAGGGTTTTGGCTCCGACAAGATCGATTTACCCGATGGATTCTGGGAGAAAGCCGGCGACAAGGGCAAAGTGGTACAATGGTGCCCACAAGAGCAG GTGTTGGCCCATCCGTCCACGGCATGCTTTGTGTCACACTGCGGCTGGAACTCGACGATGGAGGCGGTGGCAAGCGGTGTGCCGGTGGTGGCGTTCCCGCAATGGGGGGATCAAGTGACCGACGCCAAGTACTTGGTTGATGTGTTTAAGGTTGGGATTAGACTGTGCAGAGGCAAGGCGGAGAACCGCGTAATTTCGAGGGAAGAGGTCGAGAACTGCCTGCGCGATGTGACCGTTGGCCCCAAGGCGGTGGAGATGAAGGCAAATGCCCTCAAGTGGAAGAAGGCGGCAGAGGAAGCGGTGGCGGAAGGTGGCACCTCCAACCGGAATTTCAAAGCCTTTCTAGAAGAGGTTAGGACGGGCTCGGCGTTGAAAGCTAGTCCAACCGTCTAA
- the LOC127811049 gene encoding uncharacterized protein LOC127811049 translates to MANLFFFLSYLLILAATQQTDAVTYVVNNKAATSPGGVRFTTEIGAEYSKQTLASATSFIWRIFQQSSPAERKSPLPQRVTLFVDDMDGVAYSVNNEIHLSAKYIGGYSGNVKREVTGVLYHEMTHIWQWDGKGQAPGGLVEGIADFVRLKAGYAPSHWVKPGQGERWDQGYDITAQFLAYCDGLRSGFVAELNKKMKSGYSANYFVELLGKTVDQLWSDYKAKYKK, encoded by the coding sequence ATGGCTAActtgttcttctttctctcttatctATTGATCCTAGCAGCCACACAGCAGACGGATGCCGTGACATACGTTGTCAACAACAAGGCCGCAACATCTCCTGGCGGTGTCCGCTTCACAACCGAAATTGGCGCCGAGTACAGCAAGCAAACGCTGGCGTCCGCCACAAGCTTCATATGGAGGATCTTCCAGCAGAGCTCTCCGGCCGAGAGGAAGAGCCCACTGCCGCAGCGCGTGACCCTGTTCGTCGATGACATGGACGGTGTCGCCTATTCCGTCAACAATGAAATTCACCTCAGCGCCAAGTACATTGGAGGTTACTCCGGCAACGTGAAGAGGGAGGTGACAGGAGTTTTGTACCACGAGATGACTCACATTTGGCAGTGGGACGGGAAGGGGCAGGCACCGGGAGGGTTGGTGGAAGGAATAGCAGATTTTGTGAGACTGAAGGCTGGGTATGCGCCGAGCCATTGGGTGAAACCCGGGCAGGGAGAGAGATGGGACCAGGGCTACGACATTACAGCCCAGTTTCTGGCTTACTGCGATGGCTTGAGAAGCGGGTTTGTGGCGGAACTtaacaagaagatgaagagcGGGTACAGTGCCAACTACTTTGTTGAGCTGCTTGGGAAGACCGTTGATCAGCTGTGGAGCGACTACAAGGCCAAGTATAAGAAGTAG